The candidate division WOR-3 bacterium sequence ACTCTTTTTTATAATTATACCCCGATTAAAGTTTTCATTAGGAATTAGTTTTATATTGGGCATTAGTTTTTGCAATTGAGGATAGTCTTGAGAAGCAACAATTATCTCACTATCGTTATCAGCATGTTTCTTGATAATTTCAGTTAAAATTTGATAATATTTATCCGAAGAGACAAATTTCTCTATTGCTTGATTAAAGACTTGGTCAATTATTGCCCATTTAACTTGGAGAATTTCTTTTTGAGCGGTAAGTTGAGCATTCGAGATTAATTGCATTTCAAGTAAAGATTCTTGCCGGGCGATCTTTTCATTATTTTCTTGGGTTAGTCTTATTATTTGTTCATCAGTCGCTTTTTTGAGTTTAGCAATTTCCTGTTCGTATTTCTCTTTAATTGCTTGGGCCTTTTGTTGGGCTGACTCGATAATCGTGCTGGTTAATTTTTCAATTGACATAGAAAGTTAGTTGTATTTATTTGCCACAGAGGCACCGAGACACAGAGTTTTTTATAGGATTAACCTCTTTATGCCATTTTTCAGTAATTTTGTGTTAAAGTTAATAAGCAGACCGATTTTTTTACCTGTAATTTTTAAGTAGGTCAATAGTTGAGCTTCAAATACTGGGTTATATCGCTCAATGCTCTTGACTTCAATGATTACTAAATTTTCTACCATTAAATCTACTCGATATTCGCCAATCGTTTTTCCTTTGTAAATTATAGGAAAAGAGCATTGTCGTTGTTATTTATGTTTGCCATTTCTAATTCAATGCAAAGAGCAGACTCATATGTTTGTTCTAAAAGACCAGGACCAAGATTCCGATGGACTTCTATAGCACATCCGATTATTTTTCGAGTTAACTCATTTAATTCATTCATCTCAGTATCTTTGTGTCTCTGTGGCGACTTCATTTAACCTAATTTAACACCCATTTGCAAGAAAATTGTAACCAGTAATCCAAGCACGGCATAAGTTTCGACCATAGCACCATAAATAATTGCTTTTACTGATTCGGTTGGTCTTTTGGCAACCAGTTCGCATCCTGAAGCACAAACTTTTCCCTGCCAGATTGCGGATAATAAGCCAGCAAAAGCAACAGGTAAACACGCACCAAACATCTGTAATCCTTGGCCAAGCGTTATTGGAACCGGATTACCTAAAAGTCCGAGTTTCATTATGCCTAAAAATGCGGCTAAAAAGCCATAAAAACCTTGGGTGCCAGGTAAAACGACAAGAATAAATAGACTACCGAACTTACCTGGGTCTTCTGATAAAACGCCGTTAGCAACTTGTGATGCTAAACCAATACCGATTGCAGAACCAATTCCAGCCATTAAGGCGGCAAGTCCGCAACCAGTAATGGCAATTGCTAAACCTAAAGGGTCAACCATTTTGCCTCCTGTTAATCTAATCTATTTGCCACTGAAAGCACTGAAGTCACGGAATTTTATAAAATTATCCTTTCAATGTCAATCTTTGTTTTACCAAAATTTATCAATAACCCGAGCCGAATATTAGTTGCCTTTAGATATGAAAGTACTTGTGCACGATGAATAGCCTCAAAAGATCTTGTTGATTTTAATTCAACAATTACTTTTCCTTCAACAATTAAATCGATGCGATGTTCGCCAACCTTTTCGTGTTTATAAAATATATCAATTAACTTTTGAGATTCATATTTTATTCCATTTAGAGAAAATTCTCGGAGTAAAGCCTGTTCGTAGATGGTTTCTAAAAAACCGGGACCTAAATTCTTATGAACTTCGATTGCTGCTTGTATTATTTTTTCTGTGAGTGATGATTCATAAAAATTCTTATATTTTTCAGTGTTTTCAGTGCGTTCAGTGGCTATTTTCATTCTATTTAATTGTAACATATTTGGTTTGTCTTTGGAAGGGTGAGAATTTTTCACCACCACCAGTAAAGAATCTTGGGAAAAATTCGACATAATTTAATCGCAAGGAATGAACAAATGCACCTAATATATTTATCGCAAGATTATAAGCATGACCAAAGAGCATAAAAATTATAGCGAGAACTATACCGATAATTGGAATTTTAATCACCATCCAAGCAATAGTATTAATCGCCATAGCAATGCCAGCAGTTACCATGCCTAATGCCATTAAACGAATATAAGATAAGACAATGCCTAAAAAACTTGTGGCACCATAAAGGTTATATAATCCCCAAATAATATTCTTTATCAGTTTGCGATTGTCTGCTGAAAGCATTATGTATATTACCGAGATTATTAGAAATAAGACAATTGATAACTTAAATACAAAATAGCCGATAAGGGATGAGATTAGTATGACAAAGATAATTATTGGAAGTATAAAAGTTTTCTTTTGAGATATTTGCGAAATTAATGATAATATGGAAAGGGCAATTAGTCCGATTAGTATGAGATATTTACCCAGATTCCAACTTAAATAAGCACGGGGAAGGACAAAAAGATTGAATTTAGCACCAAGAAAGATTAAACCACCAAGAAAGATAATTGCCCACAGGGTTTGATGTAACATCAACTTTTGAATCCGTCGAGTAAAAGCAATAATAGTTGCCATTGACATAAGAATAATAAGCATAGCGAATGGCTTGGTTGTGATGGGTAAAAATCTACCTGTAAAGACATAGATAATTAGTCCGTTCAGAAATAGAAGCCAAGGTAATTGTTCAAATACCGCAGTTTGCCAATTTTTCTGTCGAAAAGAATCGTAGATTTCAATTAAGATACCATAATTAAGATGAATATAACCGAGAACAATTGAGAGAATGAAGAATGGCATTGGATTTTTAATTGGGTCAAAGAGCAATAATTGGTCTCGGAATTTGACTAAAAATTGTAATCCGAGTTTATCAACAATATCTCCAAACCAACCGCCCGTGATGGCACCAGCAAAGATGGTAAAACCACCACAAATTGCCAGTAATGTTAAAAACTTACTTGCAGTTTTCATTTTTTTTAGTAGAAGTAATGCTAATATTAAAAGGATAATACCATAACCTGCATCAGTTAAGCATAATGCAAAGAAGACGGCAAAGAAGGGTGCTAATAAGGGTGTTGGGTCAAGTTCTATAGGTTTAGGCATTGTATAGAGTTCAAGAATTATTTCAAATGGCTTAAAAATACTTCGATTTTCTAATGCAACCGGTGGCTCTTCACCTTCGTTGGGCACAATCAATGTCATGACTGCAGTCTTAAATGAATTAATAACTTCCTCTAATTTCTTAAAATCTTTTTGTTTTATCCATCCTTCAATAAAGATTACTTCATTAGTTTTTTGTAGAAGGGGTAAGACTTCCTCTTGCGACTTGAGATTATAGTAATAGTCATATAAGATTTGCAATTTTGGTAATTCTGAGACTAATTTCAATACCTCATCTTTTGTCGCTTCGATGTCTTTTTCTACAACATTGATTTGTTCGCTGAGGTCATTAATAATATTTTGTGGGTATCCTTGGAATTTACTTAAATCAATTATTTCAAATTTGGTAAGTAAAGGTCTGATGGTTTCTTTAATTTCTTTAGGATAAGCAATAATCGCGTAAAGGATTTCTTGCTCTTGGTGGACAATTTCAATGTATACGGGTAAATCTTTTAAGGCGTCTTGGGTTTGAAGATAGGCAATTTGAGTGGAAAATTGACCAAGGATTATTTCTGTGTTACGAGTTGTGTAAATTTCAGTAAGATTGTATCTCAAGTTCTGCCACGGCTGAAGAATATTAATTTCTGTCAACAGTGTCTTCTGTTGATTTGAGAGAATTGAAATTTTTTGACGAAGTTGTTTGATTCTGTTTAGGGTTCGATTTATATCGTATCTCTGAGCAAGAGAAAGATATTCAGTTGAAGTAATTTCAGTTTTAGTTGTGGCTATGCCTGATAAAAAAGAGGGTTTTTCCGTGAAGTTATTTAGATATTCAATCGCCGAAGCGATTTCATTCAAACTATCTTGTAGTGTTGTTTTGGGGATACTTTCTTGGTTCTCAGCTTTATGCACGATATGTAAAATGCCCAATTCTTGTAATCGGTCCAAGAAAATTTTCTCTTCGGATTTGTGGACAGCAATTAGGATTTTTTTAACAGGTGCGATTGCCATTACTGGAGAAGAAGTTCTTTGATGATGTGTTCAATGACCCAACTAATTGCTTTGTTTATTTTCGTATTATCAATATTTTTCAGTTGTTCGGTCTGTTTTCTGGTCTGGATTTTAATGGCTTCTACTTTCTGTTCAATTTCTTTTCGAGCAATTGAAAATTTTTCATCCGATTGTTGTTTTAACTTGTCCTTAGTCTGTTCAATGAGTGTTGTCATTTCAGATTCAGTTTGTTTCAAAAGATTTTTACCGTTAATTTCGGCTTGCTTAATTAGTTCTTCAGCATAAGATTCGGCTTTTTTTATTTCATTAATTAAATCAATATCCATAGTGGTTAGTTTACTTTAACTTTATTAAATGTCAATTGAATTCATTAGAGGTATTGATAAATGCCATTATCCATTATATCGTAAAATCAAAAACTCAGGGGAGGAGTTAACTTTTATGATGCTGTCACTTTAAGTTTAAATAATAAGCAATATTCGCATTTTTATTTATTATTGGTTTAATTTTACCTTTTACTGATGTCGCAATCGTGGTAACTCCAGGACCATGACCAGCAATCACACAGTCTGAATGGACCACAATACCAACTGAACCAGCGCCTTTTTTATAACATCGACCAAAAGTATTATCTGTATTTTCTAAATAAACAATATCACCGAAACGGAGTCTATCTAACCCCAGTTGTTTAATTGTCTCCGGGTCTTGAGTTGTAATGTCATAATCACCTGATGCTACAGTTTCGCTACCTAAGCCTGAACCCATAATCGTCGGTGGTAAAATATGGGTCACAGGAAATTCAATGTAACCATTTTTTATTTTCGGATTAATTTTTAAGAAGAGATTCGGGTCAAGGTTAAAGAATTTCACATCAGGTAAATCAAAGACTTGCAATCCTTGACCGCAAGCACGAATTTGAATCTGGTCGCCAATGACAAGTTTTTCAATAACTTCTTTAGAAAACCAAACCAGAATATGTTCGATACCGCCGTGTTTTCCAGTGACAATGCCTTTTTTCCCTTTGGCTGCGCCAGAGATTACATATGCAGTATTACCAATACAAGTATAGACATTCAGTGCTCGGTTTTCGTTTTCATCTTTATTTTTCACAGACACACCTGGTTCAATGTGGTCACCAACCCAACCAAAGACCAAATCACCAACCTTGACATTATAAGTTATGCCACCTGTGCCCGGAAAAACCGTTGCTTCGCCTTGATGCGTAAGACGATAATTTTGTCTACGGGTTGGAGACGAAATTTGTCCAATAACTGATATGGTGATAAGTTTGTTAATATTTGTTTTTATCATACTTTCTCCTTTTACTCAGTTACAGAGATACAGCCAAATTTTTATATTTTAATTGTTTCTGAATCGTTTTCATAAAATTTTATAAATTGTTTCTGATTCGTTTTTCATAAAATTTTATAAGACTAATGATGAAAGTTATTTACGCAATCAATAATAGTTGATTGTATTAGGTAAAATCTTCGCCATTCAGTGTGTTTGTTGCAAAATCTGTTCACCTTTTTCGTATCCAATTTCAATTCCTCTTATATTGAGTTCAACAAATTTTTCCGCAACGGACTTTTTAATTGCGCCAATTAATGATTGTTTTGATACAACTTTAGTTATTGCCGACAATGCACCAAGCATTATCATATTTGCGACCACAGGCGATTTTAGTTCAGTAAGCGCAATATTGGTTGCGGGTATTTCAAATTGTCGAGGATAGTTTTTTGAATTGACCATTCCGGAATCGACAATTATTAAACCGTTATTTTCGACAGTCAAAAAATATTTGTCGTAGCCTTCTTGGGACATTGCAATTAGGATATCAGGTTTCTCCACAAATGGTGCGTCAATAAATTCATT is a genomic window containing:
- a CDS encoding V-type ATP synthase subunit E family protein; its protein translation is MSIEKLTSTIIESAQQKAQAIKEKYEQEIAKLKKATDEQIIRLTQENNEKIARQESLLEMQLISNAQLTAQKEILQVKWAIIDQVFNQAIEKFVSSDKYYQILTEIIKKHADNDSEIIVASQDYPQLQKLMPNIKLIPNENFNRGIIIKKSRIELNYSLDRIVKSLKSDLIVELSKLLFTE
- a CDS encoding V-type ATP synthase subunit K codes for the protein MVDPLGLAIAITGCGLAALMAGIGSAIGIGLASQVANGVLSEDPGKFGSLFILVVLPGTQGFYGFLAAFLGIMKLGLLGNPVPITLGQGLQMFGACLPVAFAGLLSAIWQGKVCASGCELVAKRPTESVKAIIYGAMVETYAVLGLLVTIFLQMGVKLG
- a CDS encoding GxxExxY protein, translating into MKIATERTENTEKYKNFYESSLTEKIIQAAIEVHKNLGPGFLETIYEQALLREFSLNGIKYESQKLIDIFYKHEKVGEHRIDLIVEGKVIVELKSTRSFEAIHRAQVLSYLKATNIRLGLLINFGKTKIDIERIIL
- a CDS encoding V-type ATP synthase subunit I, translated to MAIAPVKKILIAVHKSEEKIFLDRLQELGILHIVHKAENQESIPKTTLQDSLNEIASAIEYLNNFTEKPSFLSGIATTKTEITSTEYLSLAQRYDINRTLNRIKQLRQKISILSNQQKTLLTEINILQPWQNLRYNLTEIYTTRNTEIILGQFSTQIAYLQTQDALKDLPVYIEIVHQEQEILYAIIAYPKEIKETIRPLLTKFEIIDLSKFQGYPQNIINDLSEQINVVEKDIEATKDEVLKLVSELPKLQILYDYYYNLKSQEEVLPLLQKTNEVIFIEGWIKQKDFKKLEEVINSFKTAVMTLIVPNEGEEPPVALENRSIFKPFEIILELYTMPKPIELDPTPLLAPFFAVFFALCLTDAGYGIILLILALLLLKKMKTASKFLTLLAICGGFTIFAGAITGGWFGDIVDKLGLQFLVKFRDQLLLFDPIKNPMPFFILSIVLGYIHLNYGILIEIYDSFRQKNWQTAVFEQLPWLLFLNGLIIYVFTGRFLPITTKPFAMLIILMSMATIIAFTRRIQKLMLHQTLWAIIFLGGLIFLGAKFNLFVLPRAYLSWNLGKYLILIGLIALSILSLISQISQKKTFILPIIIFVILISSLIGYFVFKLSIVLFLIISVIYIMLSADNRKLIKNIIWGLYNLYGATSFLGIVLSYIRLMALGMVTAGIAMAINTIAWMVIKIPIIGIVLAIIFMLFGHAYNLAINILGAFVHSLRLNYVEFFPRFFTGGGEKFSPFQRQTKYVTIK
- a CDS encoding DUF4438 domain-containing protein, whose protein sequence is MIKTNINKLITISVIGQISSPTRRQNYRLTHQGEATVFPGTGGITYNVKVGDLVFGWVGDHIEPGVSVKNKDENENRALNVYTCIGNTAYVISGAAKGKKGIVTGKHGGIEHILVWFSKEVIEKLVIGDQIQIRACGQGLQVFDLPDVKFFNLDPNLFLKINPKIKNGYIEFPVTHILPPTIMGSGLGSETVASGDYDITTQDPETIKQLGLDRLRFGDIVYLENTDNTFGRCYKKGAGSVGIVVHSDCVIAGHGPGVTTIATSVKGKIKPIINKNANIAYYLNLK
- a CDS encoding 2-oxoacid:acceptor oxidoreductase family protein gives rise to the protein MTKIRIAGFGGQGIILAGELLANAAVLDGKEGSAIGSYGSAARGGLTSSEVIINNEFIDAPFVEKPDILIAMSQEGYDKYFLTVENNGLIIVDSGMVNSKNYPRQFEIPATNIALTELKSPVVANMIMLGALSAITKVVSKQSLIGAIKKSVAEKFVELNIRGIEIGYEKGEQILQQTH